In Halichondria panicea chromosome 5, odHalPani1.1, whole genome shotgun sequence, the genomic stretch TTCGCATGATGCTCTCAATACAAAattttccaccatacgaaaaaaacctgctatacggtatctgcCAAACCATACCTATAAACCGtgatatccggccgtaattgaacgcagccagtactggcccagaggaggtcagacaggcgcggtgcagctcaagtaattagcctttgagcaaaaacatacgacgtgggcggagTGTgagcggataattattgctcaatcaaaggctaattgcttgatgCACCGcacctgtcgtacctcctctggtactggcccagaggaggttggccacgTGTCATCATTCATGTGATGTCtctgctcacgttaccatagatactgaaCAACTGTAAAGAAAGTCGTGGCTACGCTTGCTTACTTTGCTGAGCTTATAACACCTGACTAGCTGTACTAATATGTTGCCTGGTTGGACCATGCAGGACtgattagctagactatagggtagagtgTATAGTTCAGTGGTGCTGTATGTAACTTTCAATGTACTGGAtctgtatgcactgataaactcgtcagaatggagggaaTCGCAGGAGATCGGGTTGTTCAAAGTAGCCAGAGAGACACATAAATGACTGTGCAACaccagctagaagtttacattGTGAATAAgctgtgccagctcagcaagaAAGTGGTGCATAtgtgatcgtgtccaacctcctctggtattggccagtgcaatatatacggaatagcgagtggccgcatttcagggcgagttttgtgtgcagtaaacatgtagctatagcaaacagtgccaaaccaaatggacggtatatcgaggtggccgtacttcagcggagaaccggaatagcgagagtctactgttaAAATTTGTGTTTGGAATAATCGATGAGAATAATCGGACTATTTACGAGAATAATAGCTAAGGTACATTTTTCAAAAAAGAATAATGGGTAATAATTTATCAGAGCCTGTAAGTTACACTTCCTCCTGCCACAAGAGTTAATTCTTGCAATGTGATTCTGAAATACCGCTACGATTGGCAGGGAGAGGCACCAAAAAATATAGAAACAATAAATTAAAAGTGCCTAGTTGGGTGTAGGCTGACCTTCAAAGGAGATCAGATTGCAATCGTGGATTTGTTCTGCCTTATGTAACACTgctatgaataacatagtgGGTGTTAACTGTGCAACTTGATGACGTGTTAAACCACAGCATAGTAAGATACTGCATGCGGTTTCGCAACTATAGATGCAAACGGAAGTGTATAACCAACCACGTGAAAATgttgcaatctgatagggcgccactatagtggcgacAGAACAAATCCAATTACTTGCAACCCGAACTCCTTTCTTAATGGAAAGTCGTGGCCATGTCCAACTAGAAAGCggcaatccgttacaacgtcatgaacatgtatacatgcagcgCTATAGTATTACACTGCATTTGgcatttgtatataattatatacatcattgaaacctataattatacatctctAAAGTCATTCAATTCATTAAAGTTCTAGGTTGATGCCAAGACTCCCCTGAATGCAATTCGAACACAATACAAACAGTTGTCACTAAAATTACGTGTTGTATAGTACAGAAAAGCTTCTCAATTAGTCTGGATATAATTACAAGATAAGTGTGAAGATAGCATGACCATGAGCACACATGCATTGTGCAGTCCATACGTGTTAGAACAATTAAAGACCTATCTACACGCTTGAacaaatacatgcactaaCAGAGGAGTGGTTAGGAAGCATGCATGGTATGTACTTGTAATAAGTCAACTATGACAACTCTGCAAATATCTTACACAACGTATCCAACAAGCATATTAAGACTATACACATAATAGGATTTCCATCATGGTTGAGAGACAAGACAGTGAACAAGAGTACACCTTTCGAAATGTATATCTCTTCAAAAACAAAACCTTTGGTACTGGCTCCTATGGGTCAGTGTGTAAAGCCAAATGTGACCAGCTCATTTGTGCTGCCAAGCTACTCTTTCCAGTGCTCTTTCAAATGACTGTTCCTGATCCAGGCAAAGAACATAGACGGCCGTTTAGAAGATTTGAAACCGAGTGCGCATTTCTGAGTCGCATCAACCACCCCAACATCGTACAGTATTTGGGGACCTATTACGATCCTGACACAAATGCACCAGTTCTTCTCATGGAACTCTTGGACGAGAGCCTGACACACTTCCTGGAGTTATCACCTGGAGACATtccctaccacatccaagtcaACCTCTCCCATGACATAGCTCAAGCATTAGCCTTTCTGCACTCCAATGGGATAATCCATCGCGACCTCTCCAGCAACAATGTCCTACTTATTGCAGGAAGTCGAGCCAAAGTCGCTGATTTTGGAATGTCCAAATTCACGGACATAAATGTCACTCGACTagccacaatgaccacatgcCCGGGAACACCAGCCTTCATGTCTCCTGAGGCACTAAACGAACcaccagtgtacacagagaaaCTAGACAACTTCTCATTTGGTGTGCTTCTAGTTCAGATTACAACTCGACAGTTTCCAAAGCCAACAAATCGGTTTGAAATAAGGGAACTACTTGATCCACGGTTTCCGAACCAAAAAATTCAAGCCAATGTTCTTGTGCCCGAGATAAAGAGACGACAAGCCCACATCAGCCTGATCGAGTACCCTCTATTACTGCAAATAGCACGTCATTGCATCAAAGACAAAGATGTTGAACGACCATCTTCCCAACAGCTTTGCCAAACACTGAGTGCTCTCAAGATGACAGCCAGGTACCAAGAAAGCTTCCAACAAGACCTGAACCTGAAAATCAGAGAGAATGAACAATTACAACCAAATTTACAACTTACGACAGAAAAAGATGATCAAATTAGAGCTAAAGACCAGCAACTACACACAAAGGACGCCGAAATTGGTCAGCTTGCTTTACAACTACAAGCAAATCAAGAGACAAtaacacacacagatgagCACATACATACAAAGGATACGGAAATTGGTCAGCTTGCTAAACGACTTGAccaaacaaaacaagaaacTCAAGTGCTACAACACGAGGCTGAAGATAGGGTGAAACAGATGAGGAGACTCAAACAAGAGTTGCAATCACGTGAAGAGGACACTTCTGCCCTCCAACAAGCTATCAATCAACGAGACAGAGAAGTAACTGAACTGAAAAACACGTTGGCAAGCAAGAACGAGGAAATTAACGATCTATCGATTCGAATACAACAAGTCGCACTGCAAGATAACAGACAAGCTGAAACTCCACCAATGAAACCTGGCACAATAGTGATGTGTGAGCCACTACCTGATGCACCTGTTGATATGAGCTATGGATCATCAGCATCTTGGGAAGTTGCATATTTCAAGTGCAAGGGAAGTGAAACTGTTTACATGTTCAGCAACAATCAATGGCACGAGTTACCAAGTTGTCCAAACAAGATGTACACTATTGTTATTGTCGACAACATACTCACGACTGTCGGGGGAGGGTCAGCCACACAAATGTTTAGTAACAAACTCCACAATTTCATTGAAAACAAATGGGTAGAGCATTTTCCTCCCATGCCAACTGCACGGCGGACACCTGCAGCTTCATATGCTAACAGTACACTTGTAGTGGCTGGAGGATCCAATTATCTAACGACTGTCGAGGTATTGGACACTGTGAACAAGCAATGGTCTAGGGTTAAGTCACTACCGGTCGTAACCAATCAACCATCAGCAACCATCTGTGGAGACTATGTGTACTTACATCCACGAAGTGGTAAGATGCATTCAGTGTACAAATGCTCATTAAGACAACTAACTCAATCCCAGCAAAATTCAGCTATATGGGAGAAGGTTGACCTTTTGCCAGTTAGCCATTCCTCTCTTGTTACCATCAATGGCCACCTGCTGGCAGTGGGTGGGAGGGACTCCAATGGAAAAGAAACTAATGAAATATATAAGTACAATATGACATCTTGGACTGTCTTTAGTCATATGTCAACACCTCGATATGCATGCCTCACTGCTGTCCTCCCTGGGAACAAACTGATGGTGGTGGGAGGATATGATGTACCGAGAAAATGTGAAAGCTATACTTTGTAGTTATTTAAAATTATATTTATACAGCTAACTTGTTTTTTGTGTtctggtatatatatatatagtatataccctgtactagcctcgattccagatCAACTAGTTTAGAGTGTTTATGTCTTTTTTAGATATGCATACAACtaatataattttttatagcTTATACTCACAATTATCATCTGTATAGCATGCAGGTATAGCTGCTGCCATCAGCTTAAagccatttctttctttattccctCATTTTGTATTTTGGTTTTGCTACCTTCTGTTTATGTTGAGATGCCAGTTGCAATCCATCCTGCAGTGAAACTGGTATATATTTGTACCATgatgatgtgctctgacatTAAGGAATATTCTTGAAACTATATaggatactccagggtacaaatcccatgtaTACCCTAGCTATAGGGTAGATCTACATTGGCTCAATGTGACCCAAGTCACAATTAGTTGTAATTCACAATAATTGTGAAGATGAATTCTTCAGTATCCAATCAGATTCACTAAAACTATACCGACCACATTGGAACTGGGTTGTCTGAAGTTGcaaatgtggtttgtcaagcTAAGTGcaagcatgcacacacacacacacacaatgtgcacaatgcatgcactgcagggatcaaagagtgtttactactactcagttgtaaattaaatgggttggataacagcttctaattgcTTCTAATCAATAGGTGTTCATAGTACAAGAGCTACCTAGTACCTGTATATACCATGGATATCTGCGtgtgtattgttattgtactaTACCTTGTGCAGTTGTATGTCAGGGAATACATAGAAATGCCctcggtagtacaaatccaatacacccttgatatccatggtacaactattacatagACTTCCCAGAAATGGaagattcataattataaccataattattatactcaataTTCAGAAGAGAtgatcaacataattatttataatatTAGGGTAAAAAAGTCTACCATCACGTATCCTCTTGCAAATCAAAATCACTTGCAGATGTGTTACAATCGCAACACAGAAATTAACACAATACACAATTAAGAAGTGGTAGAAGTATGCATGgtatgtagactataataaaTCGGCCATGAAAACTCTGACACACCCAAAAAGCATCAAAGCAATCAACTCATTCTGCTATAAGATATACACTACTTAGACTGTATACACCATTGGCTGTTAGTATGGCCAAGACACAAGACCATGAACAAGAGTACACCTTTCGAAATGTAGAACTCCTCAAGAACGAAACCTTTGGTATAGGTTCCTATGGGTCAGTGTGTAAAGCCAAATGTGACCAGCTCATTTGTGCTGCCAAGCTACTCTATCCAGTGCTCTTCCAAATGACTGCTCCCGATCCAGTCAAAGAACATAGTCACCCGTTTAGAAGATTTGAAACAGAATGTGCATTTCTGAGTCGCATCAACCACCCCAACATCGTACAGTACTTGGGGACCTATTACGATCCTGACACAAATGCACCAGTTCTTCTCATGGAACTCTTGGACGAGAGCCTGACACACTTCCTGGAGTCATCACCTGGAGACATtccctaccacatccaagtcaACCTCTCCTACGACATAGCTCAAGCATTAGCCTTTCTGCACTCCAATGGGATAATCCATCGCGACCTCTCCAGCAACAATGTTCTACTTATTGCAGGAAGTCGAGCCAAAGTCGCTGATTTTGGAATGTCCAAATTCACGGACATAAATGTCACTCAACTAGTCACAATGACCACGTGCCCGGGAACACCAGCCTTCATGTCTCCTGAGGCACTAAACGAACcaccagtgtacacagagaaaCTAGACAACTTCTCATTTGGTGTGCTTCTAGTTCAG encodes the following:
- the LOC135335783 gene encoding probable serine/threonine-protein kinase kinX, giving the protein MVERQDSEQEYTFRNVYLFKNKTFGTGSYGSVCKAKCDQLICAAKLLFPVLFQMTVPDPGKEHRRPFRRFETECAFLSRINHPNIVQYLGTYYDPDTNAPVLLMELLDESLTHFLELSPGDIPYHIQVNLSHDIAQALAFLHSNGIIHRDLSSNNVLLIAGSRAKVADFGMSKFTDINVTRLATMTTCPGTPAFMSPEALNEPPVYTEKLDNFSFGVLLVQITTRQFPKPTNRFEIRELLDPRFPNQKIQANVLVPEIKRRQAHISLIEYPLLLQIARHCIKDKDVERPSSQQLCQTLSALKMTARYQESFQQDLNLKIRENEQLQPNLQLTTEKDDQIRAKDQQLHTKDAEIGQLALQLQANQETITHTDEHIHTKDTEIGQLAKRLDQTKQETQVLQHEAEDRVKQMRRLKQELQSREEDTSALQQAINQRDREVTELKNTLASKNEEINDLSIRIQQVALQDNRQAETPPMKPGTIVMCEPLPDAPVDMSYGSSASWEVAYFKCKGSETVYMFSNNQWHELPSCPNKMYTIVIVDNILTTVGGGSATQMFSNKLHNFIENKWVEHFPPMPTARRTPAASYANSTLVVAGGSNYLTTVEVLDTVNKQWSRVKSLPVVTNQPSATICGDYVYLHPRSGKMHSVYKCSLRQLTQSQQNSAIWEKVDLLPVSHSSLVTINGHLLAVGGRDSNGKETNEIYKYNMTSWTVFSHMSTPRYACLTAVLPGNKLMVVGGYDVPRKCESYTL